TGGAACatattcttaataattttaagtctgGGAGAcatgaaaaaacaaaaaaagaaaatgtttcattgccaaaaaagaaaataaataatattcaagatataattaataatatagagtaccaagacaaaaatataatgcAAGAAAATCTATTAGAGGAAGAAACTAGAAAAGATATTTTTAGAAAGAAGAATTTaagctttaataaaattaaaagaaatacgcATAACGATTCTAAAAAACGATATCTCAATAAtaccaacaaaaacaaaaccaaaGGTTTTGAAGACactacacatataaataaaattgtttcaaacTCCGACGTACTAAGCGAAAGTAGTTTTAATGACTTATCTACATCAAAAAAAGTCGTTAATCAAGTTGATGATGAAGTTATTACCCAGCACAATCTCTTTCCCATGTTCTTAGAATACCTTTTCAAAAGTCCACGATATACatctaaaaattcaaataagcAAATCAGTACACTAAACGACACCTCAACGCCGACAACGTCCACAGCATCGACGTCACTTACTAGTACAAATTCTGCTCTGGAGGACGTTGCTTTTAAAGATCAACGAAGcaattctttaataaaatgtttgtctaaaagaaaaatgttcactaaaaaatatattaaccttGACGAAAATTCCAAtgaaaacgaaaataatatatCGTTAAGTATTAATTTGAAAGGAAATTTAATCGCTACTGAAACACCTTGTCATGCATTTATCGGAACTATTTTTAGCAATGCTTTACAACATTATGATGACGAATCGATTACagattttataataacagaactattaatattttgtaaaggaGTTTTATCGTCGTGTAAAGGTGttgatgtaattttaatataagttatataatgTACAatgttataaacatttattgttgtgttttacaattttgtgttaaaataaaagattcttaaaataaattatgtatttaattactaatactAATTAGTCGTGATCAAAATAATGTGactttacaatattttgttcacaagtacaatatttttcattaataattatggcaacaatattatttttaatgattgaaTCATGGATCCTGAATAAGAATGAGActagaattatttatacattattaactactaattatatgatattatgATATATGATAACGAATAGCGTTATCTTACTATCTATAATATACATCATTAGCTGTAATTACAGCGCATTGTTTAATGTATTGCACGTATCCCC
This genomic stretch from Melitaea cinxia chromosome 10, ilMelCinx1.1, whole genome shotgun sequence harbors:
- the LOC123657242 gene encoding uncharacterized protein LOC123657242, translated to MSEPCRENLPLLYDDYSDEDFRIRKSSPKFQRLFRHSAISGRARSQAIGAAAIITRWPECLNCFSEHFSSLLKYWWIGFGMIAFTFFVIYNSIVAISMLPETHYKPAKYNDKEYISKNVSHENSKINVFMHIFVNNYEESSIKFYLPHIVKFSKKYSNFMHNVIILLKDDPRDILENSDELNIKMAWNSLWMADKKQEIVNLSENTNIQIISLMEYMDESPLKTYWRRLPEKIYGFLTRCIAIWDKGGVAFDPVILTPSSPNPEHRESLEHILNNFKSGRHEKTKKENVSLPKKKINNIQDIINNIEYQDKNIMQENLLEEETRKDIFRKKNLSFNKIKRNTHNDSKKRYLNNTNKNKTKGFEDTTHINKIVSNSDVLSESSFNDLSTSKKVVNQVDDEVITQHNLFPMFLEYLFKSPRYTSKNSNKQISTLNDTSTPTTSTASTSLTSTNSALEDVAFKDQRSNSLIKCLSKRKMFTKKYINLDENSNENENNISLSINLKGNLIATETPCHAFIGTIFSNALQHYDDESITDFIITELLIFCKGVLSSCKGVDVILI